From Gemmatimonadales bacterium, the proteins below share one genomic window:
- a CDS encoding winged helix-turn-helix transcriptional regulator, whose amino-acid sequence MVVRSSFTDAEIDRVFQALSDTTRRDIVARVLVGEQSVSTLAARYAMSFAAVQKHVAVLEDAGLVSKYARGRERMVRGNPAQLARARELLARLEDLWKARFSQLDAVLGLPTKE is encoded by the coding sequence ATGGTTGTACGTTCTTCGTTCACCGACGCTGAGATCGACCGGGTCTTCCAGGCCCTTTCCGACACCACCCGCCGCGATATCGTCGCCCGGGTGCTGGTTGGGGAGCAGTCGGTGTCCACCCTGGCCGCCCGGTATGCGATGTCGTTCGCGGCGGTTCAGAAACACGTCGCCGTACTCGAAGACGCTGGCCTGGTGAGCAAATACGCCCGAGGCCGGGAACGAATGGTTCGCGGCAACCCCGCGCAGCTCGCCCGCGCGCGCGAGCTGCTGGCCCGTCTCGAGGATCTCTGGAAGGCCCGCTTCAGCCAACTCGACGCCGTTCTCGGCCTGCCCACCAAGGAATGA
- a CDS encoding pyruvate carboxylase yields the protein MTQSKGPSRITKLMAANRSEIAVRVFRAGTELGLRTVAIYAHDDRFCIHRYKADEAYEVGIGKGPVAAYLDIEGIIAIAKARGVDAIHPGYGFLSENPEFARACIEAGLIFVGPRPELLEMMGDKTAARSLAQRIGVPTLPGTEEPITDRAQALAVAQSIGFPLIIKAAFGGGGRGMRVVRAESELENLLDEAQAEAERAFGNQAIFLEKYIERAKHLEVQILGDQHGNVIHLHERDCSVQRRHQKVIEVAPSVGLPQAVVDQLCEAATRMAREIRYDNAGTVEFIYDLDRHEWFFIEMNPRIQVEHTVSEVITGLDLVRAQILIAEGHELHSERVGMPRQEEVPRNGYAIQCRITTEDPENQFVPDYGRIMAYRSPGGFGVRLDGGMGFAGAVITPYYDSLLVKCIASGQTYDNALHRARRCLAEFRIRGVKTNIPFLENVIAHPKFRSGQATTTLIDTTPKLVKFKPRRDRATKLLNFLAGVIVNGNPHAKGYRPSGPLPQPRPLPYSPSAEPPAGTRQRLLALGAKGFAEWVRAQDRLLITDTTWRDAHQSLMATRVRGYDMLATAAAVARRTPQLFSLEMWGGATFDTAMRFLSEDPWERLRQLRAAVPNICFQMLFRGANAVGYTNYPDNVVAGFVRHAAGQGMDIFRVFDSLNYLPSLRVAMEAVQDTHAVCEAAICYTGDILDERRDKFSLQYYVRLAKELERMGAHMLAIKDMAGLCRPFAAKRLVETLRNEIGLPIHFHTHDTSGIASASVLQAAQAGVDAVDLALASMSGSTSQPNLNSVVAALQHTPRDTGLDLDTLNEFSDYWETVRTYYAPFDSAPKSGSAEVYLHEMPGGQYTNLKEQAAAMGVGHRWPEIARTYAEVNQLFGDIVKVTPSSKVVGDMALFLFSKSIRPVDVVNLDPGVTPFPESVIDMLMGGLGWPDGGWPEDVSLAVLGPERHAVARARYAAAMSGLPNAETAAELDLAVTRAELKDRLRREPTDDDVFSYLMYPKVFLDFAKHTTAYGDVSALPTPAFLYGLAPGEEISVDIEEGKTLIIRLLSVGEPDEEGKRAVSYELNGIGRDAFVLDAKSTPKTKARPKVDATDPTQLAAPIPGLIAELVVSVGHKVAKGDKLLMMEAMKMQSTVYAPSDGLVTELHIDAGDRVEAGDLLLRIRPAEG from the coding sequence GTGACTCAATCGAAGGGACCATCTCGCATCACCAAGCTGATGGCCGCCAATCGAAGCGAGATTGCGGTGCGCGTCTTCCGCGCCGGCACCGAGCTCGGCCTCCGCACCGTTGCGATCTACGCTCACGACGACCGCTTCTGCATCCATCGCTACAAGGCCGACGAGGCGTATGAGGTCGGCATCGGCAAGGGGCCCGTGGCCGCGTACCTCGATATCGAGGGCATCATTGCGATTGCCAAGGCGCGGGGCGTCGACGCGATTCATCCCGGTTACGGCTTCCTCTCGGAAAACCCGGAGTTCGCGCGCGCCTGCATCGAGGCCGGACTGATTTTCGTCGGCCCCCGCCCCGAGCTGCTCGAGATGATGGGCGACAAGACCGCCGCCCGCTCCCTGGCGCAGCGCATCGGGGTGCCGACCCTGCCAGGTACGGAAGAGCCGATCACCGATCGCGCCCAGGCGCTCGCGGTCGCCCAGTCGATCGGGTTTCCGCTGATCATCAAGGCGGCGTTCGGCGGCGGCGGGCGCGGGATGCGGGTGGTCCGCGCCGAGTCGGAACTCGAGAACCTGCTCGACGAGGCGCAGGCCGAGGCGGAACGGGCCTTCGGGAACCAGGCCATCTTCCTCGAAAAGTACATCGAACGCGCCAAGCACCTCGAGGTCCAGATCCTCGGCGATCAGCACGGCAACGTGATTCATCTCCACGAGCGCGACTGCTCGGTGCAGCGCCGCCATCAGAAGGTGATCGAGGTGGCGCCATCGGTCGGATTGCCGCAGGCGGTGGTCGACCAGCTGTGCGAAGCCGCCACCCGGATGGCGCGGGAAATCCGCTACGACAACGCGGGCACGGTCGAGTTCATCTACGATCTCGACCGGCACGAGTGGTTCTTCATCGAGATGAATCCGCGGATCCAGGTCGAGCACACGGTATCGGAAGTGATTACCGGGCTCGATCTCGTCCGCGCCCAGATTCTGATTGCCGAAGGGCATGAGCTGCACTCGGAACGGGTCGGGATGCCCAGGCAGGAGGAGGTGCCGCGGAACGGCTACGCCATTCAGTGCCGCATTACCACCGAGGATCCGGAGAATCAGTTTGTGCCGGATTACGGGCGGATCATGGCGTACCGGTCGCCGGGCGGTTTCGGGGTCCGGCTCGACGGCGGAATGGGCTTTGCCGGCGCGGTCATCACGCCGTACTACGACTCGCTGCTGGTCAAGTGCATCGCGAGCGGGCAGACCTACGACAACGCGCTGCACCGGGCGCGCCGCTGCCTGGCGGAGTTCCGGATTCGCGGCGTCAAGACGAACATCCCGTTCCTCGAGAACGTGATTGCGCACCCCAAGTTCCGGAGCGGTCAGGCCACCACGACCCTGATCGACACCACGCCCAAGCTCGTCAAGTTCAAGCCTCGGCGCGATCGGGCGACCAAGCTGCTCAATTTCCTGGCGGGGGTCATCGTCAACGGCAATCCGCACGCCAAGGGCTATCGGCCGAGCGGTCCTCTGCCCCAGCCGCGGCCGCTGCCGTACAGCCCGAGTGCGGAGCCGCCCGCCGGTACGCGGCAGCGCCTGCTCGCGCTCGGCGCGAAGGGATTTGCGGAGTGGGTCAGGGCGCAGGATCGGCTGCTGATTACCGACACAACCTGGCGCGATGCGCACCAGTCGCTCATGGCCACCCGGGTCCGCGGCTACGACATGCTGGCCACCGCGGCGGCCGTGGCGCGTCGGACGCCGCAGCTATTCTCGCTGGAGATGTGGGGTGGGGCCACCTTCGACACCGCCATGCGGTTTCTGAGCGAGGATCCCTGGGAGCGACTCCGCCAGCTGCGCGCTGCGGTGCCCAACATCTGCTTCCAGATGCTCTTCCGGGGCGCCAATGCGGTCGGCTACACCAATTATCCCGACAATGTCGTGGCCGGCTTCGTTCGCCATGCGGCCGGCCAGGGCATGGACATCTTCCGGGTCTTCGACTCGCTCAACTACCTGCCCAGCCTCCGGGTCGCGATGGAGGCGGTTCAGGACACCCACGCCGTCTGCGAAGCCGCCATCTGCTACACCGGCGACATTCTCGACGAGCGGCGCGACAAGTTCTCGCTCCAATACTATGTCCGGCTGGCCAAGGAGCTGGAGCGGATGGGCGCCCACATGCTCGCCATCAAGGACATGGCGGGGCTCTGCCGTCCCTTCGCGGCCAAGCGGCTGGTCGAGACGCTCCGAAACGAGATCGGACTGCCGATCCATTTCCATACCCACGACACCAGCGGCATCGCCTCCGCCAGCGTGCTCCAGGCTGCCCAAGCGGGCGTGGACGCGGTCGACCTCGCGCTGGCCTCGATGAGCGGCAGCACCTCGCAGCCCAACCTCAATTCCGTAGTAGCCGCGCTCCAGCACACTCCGCGGGACACCGGACTCGATCTCGACACCCTGAACGAGTTCTCCGACTATTGGGAAACGGTGCGTACCTACTATGCGCCGTTCGACTCCGCGCCGAAGAGCGGATCGGCGGAGGTCTACCTGCACGAGATGCCGGGCGGGCAGTATACCAACCTCAAGGAGCAGGCCGCCGCGATGGGTGTTGGCCATCGCTGGCCCGAGATTGCCCGCACCTACGCCGAGGTCAATCAGCTCTTCGGTGACATCGTGAAAGTCACCCCGTCGTCGAAGGTCGTCGGCGACATGGCGCTCTTCCTGTTCAGCAAGAGCATTCGCCCGGTCGACGTCGTCAATCTCGATCCTGGCGTCACGCCGTTCCCCGAGAGCGTCATCGACATGCTGATGGGCGGCCTGGGGTGGCCCGATGGCGGCTGGCCCGAGGACGTTTCGCTCGCCGTGCTTGGTCCGGAGCGCCATGCCGTGGCGCGGGCGCGCTACGCTGCGGCCATGAGCGGCCTGCCGAATGCCGAGACGGCCGCCGAGCTCGACCTCGCGGTGACCCGTGCCGAGCTCAAGGATCGGCTTCGGCGCGAACCGACCGATGACGATGTCTTCTCGTATCTGATGTACCCCAAGGTCTTCCTCGACTTCGCCAAGCATACGACGGCGTACGGCGACGTCAGCGCCCTGCCGACCCCGGCGTTCCTCTACGGCCTCGCACCTGGGGAGGAGATCTCGGTCGACATCGAGGAGGGCAAGACGCTGATCATCCGGCTGCTCTCGGTGGGCGAGCCCGATGAGGAGGGCAAGCGCGCCGTCAGCTACGAACTCAACGGCATCGGGCGCGACGCCTTCGTGCTCGATGCGAAATCGACGCCGAAGACCAAGGCGCGGCCCAAAGTGGACGCCACCGACCCGACCCAGCTCGCCGCGCCGATTCCGGGTCTGATTGCGGAGCTCGTCGTGTCGGTCGGCCACAAGGTGGCCAAGGGCGACAAGCTGCTAATGATGGAGGCGATGAAGATGCAGAGCACCGTCTACGCTCCGTCAGACGGTCTCGTCACGGAGCTCCACATCGACGCCGGCGACCGGGTCGAGGCCGGCGACCTGCTGCTGCGAATCCGGCCTGCCGAGGGCTGA
- a CDS encoding SRPBCC domain-containing protein, translating into MPITSVTSDPKALTLTVVGDYPVPLDRLWDAWADPRQLEKFWGPETWPARFTRHDMAVGGRSEYYMTGPDGTRSAGWWRYLAVEPKRRIEIEDGFSDANGQDNMNMPTMRIVFNFEATDTGSRFTSVTRFPSLEAMEELVKMGMLEGMRSALGQMDGVLADLASFAASLATEAEILSDTTVRITRIIRGTVEQVWRAHQEPELMQRWLLGPDGWTMPVCQVARKAGERYRYEWEAADGSQRFGFEGTLVESEPPYRSVTTEGMIGMEGPTTRNEMTLTSMTTGTLLSIVITYPNAETRDAILGTGMTSGMEASYARLEAVAL; encoded by the coding sequence ATGCCCATCACGTCTGTTACTTCTGATCCGAAGGCCCTGACCCTGACCGTCGTGGGCGACTACCCTGTGCCGCTCGACCGTCTCTGGGATGCCTGGGCCGACCCGCGCCAGCTCGAGAAGTTCTGGGGCCCCGAGACGTGGCCAGCCCGCTTCACGCGACACGACATGGCGGTCGGTGGCCGATCGGAGTACTACATGACGGGACCCGACGGCACCCGGTCCGCCGGATGGTGGCGCTATCTCGCGGTCGAGCCCAAGCGGCGGATCGAGATCGAGGATGGATTTTCCGACGCGAACGGTCAGGACAACATGAACATGCCGACCATGCGGATCGTCTTCAACTTCGAAGCAACCGACACGGGCTCACGCTTTACCAGCGTGACACGGTTCCCGAGCCTCGAGGCCATGGAAGAGCTCGTGAAGATGGGCATGCTCGAAGGCATGCGGTCGGCACTGGGCCAGATGGACGGGGTGCTGGCCGATCTGGCTTCCTTCGCAGCGAGCCTGGCAACCGAAGCCGAGATCCTTTCGGACACGACGGTGCGGATTACCCGGATCATCCGTGGCACCGTGGAGCAGGTCTGGCGTGCGCACCAGGAGCCCGAGCTGATGCAGCGCTGGCTCCTGGGGCCCGACGGTTGGACCATGCCGGTCTGCCAAGTGGCCCGCAAAGCCGGCGAGCGCTACCGGTACGAGTGGGAAGCGGCGGACGGATCACAGCGCTTCGGATTCGAAGGCACCCTGGTCGAGTCGGAGCCGCCCTATCGCTCGGTCACGACCGAGGGCATGATCGGGATGGAGGGGCCGACAACCCGCAACGAGATGACGCTGACCTCGATGACCACGGGCACGCTGCTGTCGATCGTGATCACCTATCCCAACGCCGAGACCCGCGACGCGATCCTGGGCACGGGCATGACGAGTGGGATGGAAGCGAGCTACGCCAGGCTCGAGGCTGTGGCGCTCTAG